A single region of the Tigriopus californicus strain San Diego chromosome 8, Tcal_SD_v2.1, whole genome shotgun sequence genome encodes:
- the LOC131884954 gene encoding FMRFamide receptor-like, producing the protein MSPLPFEEGTWAQSDWSDWILKKLYSFHAQAQNSSEVDSENMTLFFHVVSEMPNGSAILKQLISKHFVQNVSLHPNGDDPSIDLAFHCENSNGATKSEVLLADKIAFWVEAILQSIVAIIGIICNTTAIAVLASSRRRLSSVFNSILSCLLIIHTFYILTNMILVLRMWNQSYFLDYLFPHFLYPLKPLLLHSSTFLTAVMARERYKAIRHPLEYRNATAGISPWKTAYSYLIPVFILALVFVSPLYFESKLVDVQRELTFSAADGTQQMINMTQHELHVTEFRLNSHYIMWYKNVATLVVTILVPLFLITWWNWHTYSVIKRRQRLKNRPQLNIKACLAKEEEAKKARILFVIVFIFIMCNLLRVILNVEETVSMRAYQNAAKQGCNSVPLWALVMNTCSQFLLTLNATCGVLIYCAMSQDFRQQLFQKFDRFHSQMHQKWLGDQIVNKEDSISGVMVNMNARKSVVYDLVNGIGRQDFGGDDNSTLLNQHNLSRVTLGTSSGNSECTPHNSGSSSLNSYLIHAIGSYDLPRSFDCDEASLAAEEEAVPLVTNKKARRLRGTLETSAQIPTPQTRKKHTFVTVLVH; encoded by the exons ATGTCGCCACTGCCGTTTGAAGAAGGAACTTGGGCTCAATCAGACTGGTCGGATTGGATTCTGAAGAAGCTCTACTCTTTCCACGCTCAAGCTCAGAATTCGAGTGAAGTAGATTCTGAAAACATGACTCTGTTCTTTCATGTGGTCAGTGAGATGCCCAATGGTAGCGCCATCCTCAAACAGCTCATCTCGAAGCATTTTGTGCAAAATGTCTCGCTTCATCCCAATGGTGATGATCCGTCGATTGATTTGGCTTTTCATTGTGAAAACTCCAATGGTGCCACGAAAAGTGAGGTTCTGCTGGCTGataaaattgccttttgggTGGAAGCCATCCTTCAAA GTATTGTGGCCATTATTGGGATCATCTGCAACACAACGGCCATCGCAGTTTTGGCCTCCTCGCGTCGTCGCCTCAGCAGCGTATTCAACAGTATTCTATCGTGTCTCCTCATCATTCACACATTTTACATCCTGACCAATATGATACTAGTGCTGAGAATGTGGAACCAATCCTACTTTCTCGATTACCTTTTCCCACACTTCCTCTACCCTCTAAAGCCCCTGCTCCTCCACAGTTCCACGTTTTTAACGGCGGTGATGGCGCGAGAGCGCTACAAGGCCATTCGACATCCTTTAGAGTATCGGAATGCCACAGCGGGAATATCGCCGTGGAAAACAGCTTACTCTTACTTGATCCCGGTATTTATCCTGGCATTGGTTTTTGTGAGTCCGCTATACTTCGAGTCCAAGTTAGTGGATGTCCAACGGGAGCTGACCTTCAGCGCAGCAGATGGAACACAACAAATG ATAAACATGACCCAACACGAGCTCCACGTGACCGAATTCCGTCTGAATTCTCACTATATAATGTGGTACAAGAATGTGGCCACTTTGGTTGTGACCATCCTGGTGCCCTTGTTTTTGATCACTTGGTGGAACTGGCACACTTATTCGGTGATCAAGCGGAGGCAAAGGCTTAAGAACCGTCCGCAATTGAACATCAAGGCTTGTCTagccaaagaagaagaggccaaAAAGGCTCGAATTCTCTTCGTGatagtttttattttcatcatgTGCAATCTTCTTCGAGTGATCTTAAATGTGGAGGAAACTGTGTCCATGCGAGCTTATCAGAACGCAGCCAAGCAAGGCTGCAACTCAGTTCCTCTTTGGGCACTAGTTATGAACACGTGCTCTCAATTCCTTCTGACTCTAAACGCCACTTGTGGTGTGCTTATTTACTGCGCCATGAGTCAAGACTTCCGGCAgcaattgttccaaaagtttgaCCGATTCCATTCGCAGATgcatcaaaaatggttgggCGATCAGATTGTCAATAAAGAAGACTCGATTTCGGGCGTGATGGTGAATATGAACGCTCGAAAAAGTGTCGTCTACGATCTAGTGAACGGCATTGGTCGTCAAGACTTCGGCGGGGATGACAATTCCACTTTACTAAATCAACATAATTTATCCAGGGTCACCCTAGGGACGTCTTCTGGAAATTCAGAATGTACTCCCCACAACTCAGGTTCATCCAGTCTCAATAGCTACCTTATCCATGCTATCGGCAGCTACGACCTTCCAAGGTCATTCGATTGCGATGAAGCCTCGTTGGCGGCCGAAGAAGAAGCGGTGCCGTTGGTGACTAACAAGAAGGCACGAAGACTTCGAGGTACTTTGGAGACCTCTGCCCAAATTCCTACTCCACAAACGAGAAAAAAGCACACCTTTGTGACAGTGTTGGTTCATTAA